CATAATTCCATTTTTATGTAATTCTTCAATTAGCGAATTAACGTTTTCTGGGGGGGTTATCGCTATCAGCGTGCCGCTCGACGAGACGCTCCAGGGTTCGAGGCCGTAGAAGTTGAGGACCTTTCTCACGAGCGGGTTCAGGTGAAGCCTCTCGGCGTAGACCCTGAAGCCCAGCCCGGAGTTGTCCGCTATCTCGTGGAGCGCCGTCAATCCTCCTTCCGTCGCGTCGTGCATTCCCCTCACGAACGGTCTGGCGACCAGGGCGTCGGGAACGACGGTCTCGAGGCGGTAAAGCTTCCTCAGTATCTCAATTTCCCTGAAGGACAGGAACTTCCTCAGCTCTCCCTCCCGAAAATAAGCTGAAGAGACCGCGAACTCGAGGCCGACCTTGGCCGTAACCACTATCCTGTCGCCGGGTTCCGCCAGGGGGAGCCTCAGTTCATCCTTCCTTACGATGCCCATCGCCGTCGTCGTTGCCGTTGGCTCTCTCACGGAGGGATATACTCCAGTGTGTCCCCCGATGATTGTGGAACCGTACTTCCTGCACTCCGCGTTTATCTCCCTCATTGTCCTGGAAAGGAGTTCTTTGGAAGTTCCTTCAGGAAAGAGCAGATCAACGACGAGCCACCTGGGTCTGGCCCCAAA
This window of the Thermococcus siculi genome carries:
- a CDS encoding AIR synthase family protein; this translates as MTELPPGKLRNEVLREVVFPNLGVEDPQLIYGPREGFDSAVLEYDANHYLIVATDPTLGVPEETFGFFTYHFAASDVAVFGARPRWLVVDLLFPEGTSKELLSRTMREINAECRKYGSTIIGGHTGVYPSVREPTATTTAMGIVRKDELRLPLAEPGDRIVVTAKVGLEFAVSSAYFREGELRKFLSFREIEILRKLYRLETVVPDALVARPFVRGMHDATEGGLTALHEIADNSGLGFRVYAERLHLNPLVRKVLNFYGLEPWSVSSSGTLIAITPPENVNSLIEELHKNGIMAFELGEFTGEKERILVENGEEREFPGFETDPYVRLYGERKE